One region of Triticum aestivum cultivar Chinese Spring chromosome 6B, IWGSC CS RefSeq v2.1, whole genome shotgun sequence genomic DNA includes:
- the LOC123134386 gene encoding uncharacterized protein, giving the protein MDAPMHVNFSNEMISALGLADRVVLVVDAAEVGMNWDMTAYTSGTQGAAIAWFVSLDCHSAHPGVFGSSAMGLAVYGSYATGHVLPPVSQDNHPYVQFGRHRREPTWSSSFRE; this is encoded by the exons ATGGATGCGCCTATGCATGTCAATTTTTCTAACGAGATGATTTCTGCTCTTGGGCTAGCGGATAGGGTTGTGCTTGTTGTCGATGCTGCTGAGGTCGGCATG AATTGGGATATGACCGCTTACACATCCGGGACACAAGGGGCCGCCATAGCTTGGTTTGTCTCTTTGGACTGCCACAGTGCCCATCCGGGCGTCTTTGGATCCTCGGCCATGGGCCTTGCTGTCTATGGATCATACGCCACTGGTCATGTTTTGCCACCTGTCTCTCAGGACAACCACCCCTATGTTCAGTTCGGGAGGCACCGGAGGGAGCCGACATGGTCATCATCATTCCGTGAATGA